Proteins from a single region of Bos indicus x Bos taurus breed Angus x Brahman F1 hybrid chromosome 29, Bos_hybrid_MaternalHap_v2.0, whole genome shotgun sequence:
- the CCDC87 gene encoding coiled-coil domain-containing protein 87 — MEPYKLDPEFQRIYHRLLRPLSLFPRRTTRTASQEHLSQEVPMLLPLPVPRLTAELVCRQVAERLTKSGLEARAPHKVRLRFTEVILDELKCGWQEPPTELGMSHLNNQRLRKRLLIYVLLSCEQLFVRYLHLQKLMSTSAVVFTESATLTRLAASLARDCTVFLTGPDVYRSLLSDFLALLKEEQARVSAPRLRAAGLGAYRLFQVPWHHITGVTQVPHFNLSLNYLIQLSRPRDLVSEPEKDPMKELKSIPQLKKKKPLRWLSSMQKRRESTFTSQIASLPGTSVAPRSRAPPTSHLPLYSQLQRGQSMPSLREGWRLADELGLPPLSPRPLTPLVLVAESKPELARDTVAEDLKQMMKHMQLGWSQYSPLDSGLPPLLGALTYRPATTHHLEELQRKLNSLEEQEASEHRGLRSPKPPPLEPQPVTVTLKLKNQMVQIAAVQVSGRNFLDSFHIEPAGVLYNHLAGELEPKLIEQMDIDRTFGSSIREVYKELMSRVSNNHFTFDQGPLVEPAANKDWSAFLSSAFLRQEKQHRIINTKLAELYPQKSSTLQSNADKISSFTSLQASKSWDRWSNRARWLNWWKSTLSVGDYFKYLTTQETDFLHVIFQMYEEEGPVETVAPIKESIKIQHPPPLLEDDEPDFVPGEWDWDTVLEHRLETKSSLLEDSHKILSLQKRLEQVWSMLDVPEKDRLDMAIKYSSNARLRQLPALVSAWERALQPIQLREILLGRLEWFERQASDPNRFFQKTDVGLSRFLEESQIRGRLQRKLSMVEAPLVPLLEEIELVFGEPVTFKGRRYLDKMKHDKVEMLYWLQQQRRVRHLTRAKRASHQSVLSRKLSSQPLVAPGNTPITL; from the coding sequence ATGGAGCCGTATAAGCTGGACCCCGAATTCCAGCGGATTTACCACCGGTTGCTGCGTCCGTTGTCGCTCTTCCCCCGCAGGACGACACGCACAGCGTCTCAGGAGCACCTCTCGCAGGAGGTCCCGATGCTACTGCCTTTACCGGTTCCACGGCTGACGGCGGAGTTGGTCTGCCGCCAGGTAGCCGAGCGGCTGACCAAAAGCGGCCTGGAGGCGCGGGCGCCTCACAAGGTACGGCTCCGTTTCACCGAGGTCATCCTGGACGAGCTAAAGTGCGGCTGGCAGGAGCCCCCCACCGAACTTGGCATGAGTCACCTGAACAATCAGAGGCTACGAAAGCGGCTCCTGATCTACGTGCTGCTCAGCTGCGAGCAGCTCTTCGTACGCTACCTGCACCTCCAGAAGCTCATGTCGACCTCCGCAGTTGTCTTCACTGAATCAGCCACGCTTACCCGCTTGGCCGCCAGCCTCGCCAGGGACTGCACAGTTTTCCTCACCGGCCCCGACGTCTACCGGAGCCTGCTCTCTGACTTCCTTGCCCTGCTCAAAGAAGAGCAGGCCCGAGTCTCCGCGCCCAGACTGCGCGCCGCTGGCCTTGGGGCTTACAGGCTCTTCCAGGTCCCATGGCATCACATCACTGGCGTCACCCAAGTGCCACATTTCAACCTCAGCCTGAACTACCTCATCCAACTCAGCCGCCCGCGAGACCTTGTCAGTGAGCCTGAAAAGGATCCAATGAAGGAATTGAAGTCCATTCCCCAGCTGAAGAAGAAGAAGCCTCTGCGCTGGCTGTCCTCCAtgcaaaagaggagagaaagcacCTTCACTTCACAGATTGCATCACTGCCTGGGACCTCTGTGGCTCCCCGCAGCCGGGCTCCCCCCACCTCGCACTTGCCCCTCTACTCCCAGCTCCAGAGGGGCCAGTCCATGCCCTCTCTGCGTGAGGGTTGGAGGCTAGCAGATGAGCTGGGCCTTCCTCCACTCAGTCCTCGCCCCTTAACCCCACTGGTCCTGGTGGCAGAGAGCAAACCAGAGCTGGCAAGGGACACGGTGGCTGAGGACCTGAAGCAGATGATGAAGCATATGCAGCTGGGGTGGTCTCAGTACTCACCGCTGGACTCAGGGCTGCCCCCACTCCTGGGGGCTCTGACCTACCGCCCAGCTACTACCCATCACCTAGAAGAGCTGCAGAGAAAGCTGAACAGCCTCGAGGAGCAAGAGGCCTCGGAACATCGGGGCCTCCGATCCCCTAAACCCCCTCCACTTGAACCACAGCCAGTGACTGTTACTTTGAAGCTAAAAAATCAGATGGTCCAGATAGCTGCTGTACAGGTCTCAGGAAGAAATTTTTTGGATTCCTTCCACATTGAGCCGGCCGGTGTGCTATACAACCACCTGGCTGGTGAACTGGAACCCAAACTTATCGAGCAAATGGATATAGATCGCACTTTTGGCAGTAGCATCAGGGAAGTCTACAAGGAGCTGATGAGCCGTGTCTCTAACAACCACTTCACTTTTGACCAGGGGCCCCTGGTTGAGCCTGCAGCCAATAAAGACTGGTCAGCCTTCCTGTCCTCAGCCTTCCTACGTCAAGAAAAACAGCATCGTATCATCAACACCAAGCTGGCTGAACTTTATCCCCAAAAATCAAGCACTTTACAGTCCAATGCAGATAAGATATCCTCCTTCACATCACTCCAAGCAAGTAAAAGCTGGGACAGGTGGTCAAACAGGGCCAGATGGCTGAACTGGTGGAAAAGCACTTTGTCTGTGGGTGACTACTTTAAGTACCTCACCACCCAGGAGACAGATTTCCTCCATGTCATCTTCCAAATGTATGAAGAGGAGGGTCCTGTGGAGACCGTGGCCCCTATCAAAGAGTCCATAAAGATCCAACACCCACCCCCCTTGCTAGAAGATGACGAACCAGATTTTGTGCCAGGAGAGTGGGATTGGGACACGGTGCTGGAACACAGGCTAGAAACTAAGAGCAGCCTCCTGGAAGATTCTCACAAAATCCTGAGCCTGCAGAAGCGTCTGGAGCAGGTTTGGTCCATGCTTGACGTTCCAGAGAAGGACCGGCTGGACATGGCCATCAAATACAGCTCCAACGCCCGCCTGAGGCAGCTGCCGGCACTGGTGAGTGCCTGGGAGCGGGCCTTGCAGCCCATCCAGCTGCGGGAGATACTGCTGGGGAGACTGGAGTGGTTTGAGCGGCAAGCCTCTGACCCTAACCGCTTCTTCCAAAAGACTGATGTGGGCCTGAGTCGCTTCCTGGAGGAGAGTCAGATCCGCGGCCGTCTCCAAAGGAAGCTCAGTATGGTGGAGGCTCCTTTGGTTCCCCTCCTGGAGGAGATCGAGTTAGTCTTTGGTGAGCCGGTGACCTTCAAGGGGCGGCGCTACCTGGACAAGATGAAGCACGACAAAGTGGAGATGCTCTACTGGCTGCAGCAGCAGCGGCGGGTCCGCCACCTAACCCGGGCCAAAAGGGCCTCCCATCAGTCAGTCCTGTCCAGGAAGCTCAGCAGCCAGCCTTTAGTAGCCCCAGGGAATACTCCCATTACTCTTTGA